A genome region from Hymenobacter tibetensis includes the following:
- a CDS encoding UDP-glucose--hexose-1-phosphate uridylyltransferase — protein sequence MAEFDSAEHPHRRYNPLSGEWILVSPHRSKRPWQGQQEKTAAEQRPTYDPTCYLCPGNTRANGAVNPAYEGTFVFDNDFAALVADVPAGSVNIGGLLRAESESGVGRVICFSPRHDLTLPEMETTDIRRVVDVWVEEYRTLGANPDINYVQIFENKGQAMGASNPHPHGQIWAQRTVPVEPAKETVQQAAYFAEHGRSLLTDYVAIEVKEQTRVVLENESFVVVVPYWAVWPYETLVVPRRHVQDITQLTAAEKDDFADILRQLTIRYDNLFEISFPYSAGLHQRPTDGQAHESWHFHMHFYPPLLRSATVRKFMVGYEMLGNPQRDVTPEFAAERLRSLSGVHYKQATQQAPAGA from the coding sequence ATGGCTGAATTTGATAGCGCTGAACACCCTCACCGCCGCTACAACCCCCTTTCGGGCGAGTGGATCCTGGTGTCGCCACACCGCTCCAAGCGACCTTGGCAGGGCCAGCAAGAGAAAACGGCCGCCGAGCAGCGCCCCACCTACGACCCCACGTGCTACCTCTGCCCTGGCAATACCCGCGCTAATGGTGCGGTGAACCCCGCATATGAAGGCACCTTCGTGTTCGACAACGACTTTGCCGCGCTAGTGGCCGATGTGCCCGCGGGTAGCGTGAACATCGGCGGCTTGTTGCGGGCCGAATCCGAGTCGGGTGTAGGACGGGTGATTTGCTTTTCGCCCCGCCACGACTTGACCCTGCCTGAAATGGAAACCACGGACATCCGGCGAGTGGTAGACGTATGGGTGGAAGAGTACCGCACGCTAGGCGCCAACCCCGATATCAACTACGTTCAGATTTTCGAGAACAAAGGCCAGGCCATGGGGGCCAGCAATCCGCACCCCCACGGCCAGATCTGGGCCCAGCGCACCGTGCCCGTAGAACCCGCCAAGGAAACCGTTCAGCAAGCTGCCTACTTCGCCGAACACGGCCGTAGTCTGCTCACCGATTACGTGGCCATCGAGGTGAAAGAGCAAACCCGGGTGGTACTTGAAAACGAGTCGTTTGTGGTGGTGGTGCCGTACTGGGCCGTGTGGCCTTACGAGACGCTGGTAGTGCCACGGCGGCACGTGCAGGATATCACCCAGCTCACCGCCGCTGAAAAAGACGACTTTGCCGATATTCTGCGCCAGCTCACTATCCGCTACGACAACCTGTTTGAAATTTCCTTCCCGTATTCGGCGGGCCTGCACCAGCGCCCCACCGATGGGCAAGCGCATGAGAGCTGGCACTTTCACATGCACTTCTACCCTCCGCTGCTCCGTTCGGCGACGGTACGCAAGTTCATGGTTGGCTACGAGATGCTCGGCAACCCGCAGCGCGACGTAACGCCGGAATTTGCTGCCGAACGGCTGCGTAGCTTGTCCGGTGTGCACTACAAGCAAGCCACTCAGCAAGCGCCAGCAGGTGCCTAA
- a CDS encoding alpha/beta fold hydrolase produces MSSSMKVPRHLADTSSLNDTGNQQRHAVLKRHNVQIIGADKPPMILCNGFGCNQHIWRHMLPALAADYQLIVFDHVGSGDSDISAYKPDKYATLNGYAQDVVEICEVLGLQQAVIVGHSVGSMIALLAASQAPTHFSKLVLVAPSPCYVNDGDYYGGFEREDVEQLLALMETDYDSWANLFAQLLMGPCNMASLSQEMAGYFCQTNTTVAKQFARVAFLADNRAEVPHLQLPTLLLQCSQDVAAPAEVGAYLHQQLPQSTLVTLQAMGHCPHLSAPLETLEAMQHYLQQPTSALAN; encoded by the coding sequence ATGTCCTCTTCAATGAAGGTGCCCCGGCACCTTGCGGACACCTCTTCGCTCAATGACACGGGCAATCAGCAGCGCCACGCGGTGTTGAAGCGGCACAATGTACAGATCATCGGGGCTGACAAACCACCCATGATTTTATGCAACGGCTTTGGTTGCAACCAACACATCTGGCGCCATATGCTGCCAGCCTTGGCTGCAGACTATCAGCTGATTGTGTTCGACCATGTAGGATCGGGCGATTCGGATATATCGGCCTACAAACCTGACAAGTATGCTACACTGAACGGCTACGCGCAGGACGTGGTGGAAATATGCGAGGTTCTTGGTCTGCAACAAGCCGTTATCGTTGGGCATTCCGTGGGCTCTATGATTGCGCTGTTGGCCGCTAGCCAAGCTCCCACTCACTTTTCCAAGCTGGTGCTAGTCGCTCCCTCGCCGTGCTACGTCAACGACGGCGACTACTACGGAGGTTTTGAGCGCGAAGACGTAGAACAGCTGTTGGCCCTGATGGAAACAGACTACGACAGCTGGGCCAACCTCTTCGCCCAATTGCTGATGGGCCCCTGCAATATGGCGTCGCTAAGCCAGGAGATGGCCGGCTATTTCTGCCAAACCAACACGACTGTTGCCAAGCAGTTCGCGCGCGTAGCCTTCCTAGCCGACAACCGGGCCGAGGTGCCGCATCTGCAGCTGCCAACCCTGCTACTCCAATGCTCGCAGGATGTGGCGGCGCCGGCAGAAGTAGGAGCGTATCTGCATCAGCAACTGCCTCAGTCCACGTTGGTCACCTTGCAAGCCATGGGCCACTGTCCGCATCTGAGCGCGCCGCTGGAAACCCTGGAAGCCATGCAGCACTACCTGCAACAACCAACTTCTGCCCTTGCCAACTAA
- a CDS encoding galactokinase: MLHQSVAKSFQDRFNHTPLLVRAPGRVNLIGEHTDYNGGFVMPAAIDKEIYFAVGLNGTTTARLYSYDLNQSYETELAEVTRDKTMWANYLKGVVAQFQKRGLTVPGFDCVFGGNVPIGAGLSSSAAVECGLAFALDHLMGTNLDRMELAHMAQKAEHEFAGVKSGLMDQFASLFGQPGHVMLLDCRSLEYEYLPFDTSACGIVLCNTGVKHSLASSEYNVRRQECEQGVAILQKYHPEVASLRDATLQQLNAHREELGDVVYRRCLYVVQENFRVEAARQHLNDGDLTAFGREMYASHAGLRDDYEVSCRELDVLVQIAKAQPGVYGSRMMGGGFGGCTINLVAVEHIESFVQHATEEYQRYLGVALETYQTTITGGVAIMEPEVVS; encoded by the coding sequence ATGCTTCACCAATCAGTAGCGAAGTCTTTCCAAGACCGATTCAACCATACTCCCCTTCTGGTAAGGGCCCCGGGACGCGTCAATCTTATTGGCGAGCACACTGATTACAACGGAGGATTTGTGATGCCAGCGGCCATCGATAAAGAAATCTACTTTGCGGTGGGGTTGAATGGGACCACTACAGCGCGGCTGTACTCGTACGACTTGAATCAAAGTTATGAGACCGAGTTGGCTGAAGTCACTCGCGACAAAACCATGTGGGCCAACTACCTGAAAGGGGTGGTGGCGCAGTTTCAAAAGCGCGGCCTAACGGTACCAGGTTTCGACTGCGTATTTGGTGGCAATGTGCCTATCGGGGCCGGTTTGTCGTCGTCAGCGGCGGTAGAATGTGGGTTAGCTTTTGCGCTCGATCATTTGATGGGCACCAACCTTGACCGGATGGAGCTGGCGCACATGGCCCAAAAGGCGGAGCACGAGTTTGCAGGGGTGAAATCGGGGCTGATGGATCAGTTTGCTAGCTTGTTCGGCCAGCCTGGCCACGTGATGCTGCTCGACTGCCGCTCCCTGGAGTATGAGTATCTGCCCTTCGACACCTCGGCGTGCGGAATCGTGCTGTGCAATACAGGCGTGAAACATTCCCTGGCCAGCTCGGAATACAACGTACGCCGGCAGGAGTGCGAGCAAGGAGTGGCTATTCTGCAGAAATACCACCCAGAGGTTGCCTCTTTGCGCGACGCGACACTGCAACAATTGAACGCCCATCGGGAGGAGTTAGGCGACGTGGTGTACCGGCGCTGCCTGTACGTGGTGCAGGAAAACTTCCGCGTGGAGGCTGCTCGGCAACACCTCAACGACGGTGACTTAACTGCCTTCGGCCGGGAGATGTACGCCTCGCACGCAGGTCTGCGCGACGATTATGAAGTTAGTTGCCGGGAGTTGGATGTATTGGTCCAGATTGCCAAAGCGCAACCAGGCGTATATGGTTCGCGGATGATGGGCGGCGGATTTGGGGGCTGCACTATCAACTTGGTAGCAGTAGAGCACATCGAAAGCTTTGTGCAGCATGCCACCGAAGAATACCAGCGTTACCTGGGCGTTGCGCTCGAAACGTATCAAACCACCATCACGGGCGGTGTGGCAATTATGGAGCCCGAAGTGGTAAGCTGA
- a CDS encoding SusC/RagA family TonB-linked outer membrane protein, giving the protein MKKTVPKVSRAAIPALLCCLPLQPLVAHAATSATSALNSVANPSKTADVTISGKVTGANGDPLPGVTVLVKGTTNGTSTGGDGSFTITAAEGSVLTFSFVGYTTKEVPVTTASTNLAVTLAEDVKALSEVVVVGYLTEDRQNVTSSVSSLDVREATKAPVATATQALQGRVSGVQISGSGGPGDAPVVNIRGIGTLGNAGSGPLYVIDGLWTDNIRDLNPNDIESLNVLKDASSTAVYGSRGANGVVQITTKKGRAGAPAIGFSAYRGVDQISKQYNLTNASEWADRAVIAYRNAGLDPLNNGQNSLTGAVKGPGGAFNPDVDTDWQKEFFQTGTLEDYNLSFSGGTAGEKSATNFLVSGEYFHQEGIVKGPDFKRYSLRLNSGLTRGRFKFQENAQITHLDRTLLNGSPFIDVLTMLPSIPVYNSANSGGFGTGSPILNTFATNPIGAQQLLRRTQSDNRLAGNVSAEYSFFDFLTYRLNVAMDGHTYSNADAQQAGVLRQNTPIVTASLNEYLGYDLFLLGENTLNFNKRLGDHSVNALVGYSEQSFRQHGVQAGGQGYTQAGGQYFFELSAAPKVGVVQGSSYEYTKRSFFAQATYDFKNRYLLSISGRRDGSSRFTAANRWGNFGAASIGWRLSEEDFFKGALPQVNNLKLRASYGANGNDAVEGTYGGSYLTQAIVGQNVNYVIGTGQNIVNGSSQLALPSPDIRWEERYTTNFGLDLGLLEDRITLSTDYYVSKTRNALAPVQVLTYLGHFGQTLFQNAGDIENRGFELALGYHQNKGDFTYGADFTLTTVKNQVTALPVVGQVLEGTELLTRSQVGRSLGEFYLIPFDGIFQSADEVATYQSSNGTVIQPYASAGDVRYRDTNDDGQINNRDAVYSGQSIPNLLMGLNLNAAYKGFDLSVFFNSSSGNKIYNQARRDLESYSGPNNYNADVTPWSPENPSTTTPRLLQGGGVGNLGLAAASNSLFNTTRWLEDGSYIRLRNVQVGYTLPTSVTSKVPSLGSVRVYVTGRNIFTITDYTGFDPEILGAGFYSRGVDISSYPNVRSFTGGIQVNF; this is encoded by the coding sequence ATGAAAAAGACAGTACCCAAAGTAAGCCGGGCTGCCATTCCAGCATTGCTCTGCTGCTTGCCGCTTCAGCCCCTCGTGGCGCATGCAGCTACTTCGGCAACCTCAGCGCTCAACTCTGTTGCCAATCCTTCCAAAACCGCCGATGTCACCATTTCTGGGAAAGTGACGGGCGCCAATGGTGACCCACTGCCGGGCGTAACAGTGTTGGTGAAGGGCACTACTAATGGCACGTCGACCGGGGGAGATGGTAGTTTCACCATTACAGCCGCCGAAGGCAGTGTGCTAACCTTCAGCTTTGTCGGTTACACCACCAAAGAAGTGCCTGTAACCACTGCTTCCACTAACCTAGCAGTTACTCTAGCAGAAGATGTTAAGGCGCTGAGCGAAGTAGTGGTAGTAGGCTACCTAACAGAAGATCGGCAGAACGTAACCAGTTCGGTGAGCAGCCTCGACGTAAGAGAGGCGACGAAAGCACCAGTAGCCACTGCCACTCAGGCGTTGCAAGGACGGGTGTCAGGAGTGCAGATATCTGGTTCGGGCGGACCCGGAGACGCGCCCGTTGTCAACATCCGAGGCATTGGTACGCTGGGAAATGCTGGTAGTGGCCCGCTATACGTTATTGATGGTCTGTGGACAGACAACATCCGCGACCTGAACCCCAATGATATCGAGAGCTTAAACGTGCTCAAGGATGCTTCCTCTACGGCCGTATACGGTTCTAGAGGTGCTAACGGGGTAGTTCAGATTACCACTAAAAAAGGCCGCGCTGGCGCACCAGCTATCGGTTTCAGTGCTTACCGGGGTGTTGACCAAATATCAAAGCAGTACAACTTAACCAACGCCAGCGAGTGGGCTGATCGGGCTGTTATTGCCTACCGGAACGCCGGACTCGATCCATTGAATAACGGGCAAAATAGCTTGACTGGTGCTGTAAAAGGTCCAGGTGGTGCATTCAACCCTGACGTAGATACCGATTGGCAGAAGGAGTTTTTCCAAACCGGTACGCTTGAAGACTATAACCTGTCGTTTTCGGGCGGTACAGCAGGGGAAAAGAGCGCTACTAACTTCTTGGTTTCCGGCGAATACTTCCACCAGGAGGGCATTGTAAAAGGTCCGGATTTCAAGCGTTACAGCTTGCGTCTTAACTCGGGCCTAACGCGTGGTCGGTTCAAGTTCCAGGAGAATGCTCAGATTACGCACCTAGACAGAACGTTGCTTAATGGCAGCCCATTTATCGATGTGCTGACTATGCTGCCGAGCATTCCGGTGTACAACTCGGCTAACTCGGGTGGCTTCGGTACTGGTTCGCCCATTCTAAATACCTTCGCAACAAACCCAATAGGAGCGCAACAATTGCTGCGCCGCACGCAGTCCGACAACCGATTGGCTGGTAATGTTAGCGCCGAGTATTCGTTTTTTGACTTCCTTACCTACCGGCTGAATGTGGCCATGGATGGGCATACGTACAGCAATGCGGATGCACAACAGGCTGGTGTTCTGCGGCAGAATACTCCTATCGTAACGGCTTCGCTCAACGAGTATTTGGGCTATGACCTGTTTTTGCTTGGCGAAAACACCTTGAACTTCAACAAGCGTTTAGGCGACCACAGCGTAAACGCGCTGGTCGGCTACTCGGAGCAAAGCTTCCGTCAACATGGTGTGCAAGCAGGCGGACAAGGCTATACCCAAGCAGGGGGGCAATACTTCTTTGAGCTGAGCGCAGCCCCCAAAGTTGGGGTTGTGCAGGGTAGCTCCTATGAATACACGAAACGCTCTTTCTTCGCTCAGGCTACCTACGACTTCAAGAACCGCTACCTGCTTTCTATTAGTGGTCGCCGTGACGGTTCCTCTCGCTTCACAGCGGCAAACCGCTGGGGCAACTTTGGGGCCGCTTCGATTGGCTGGCGTCTTAGTGAGGAAGACTTCTTCAAGGGTGCCTTACCACAAGTCAACAACCTGAAATTACGCGCCAGCTACGGCGCCAACGGTAACGATGCTGTAGAAGGTACTTACGGTGGTAGTTATCTGACGCAAGCCATTGTGGGCCAAAACGTCAACTACGTAATAGGCACCGGTCAGAACATTGTAAACGGTTCGTCGCAGCTAGCGCTGCCTAGCCCCGACATTCGCTGGGAAGAGCGCTACACCACCAACTTTGGTCTGGATCTGGGCTTGCTGGAAGACCGCATAACACTCTCGACTGATTATTACGTTTCTAAAACCCGCAACGCACTGGCGCCAGTGCAAGTGTTGACCTATCTAGGGCACTTCGGCCAGACCTTGTTCCAGAATGCGGGTGATATTGAGAACCGTGGCTTTGAGCTAGCTCTAGGCTATCATCAGAACAAAGGTGACTTCACCTACGGCGCTGATTTCACGCTTACAACCGTTAAAAATCAGGTTACGGCATTGCCCGTTGTAGGCCAAGTACTAGAAGGTACCGAGCTCTTGACTCGTTCGCAGGTGGGCCGCTCGCTCGGAGAATTCTACCTGATTCCATTCGATGGCATTTTCCAATCAGCAGATGAGGTAGCTACCTACCAGAGTTCTAATGGTACGGTTATTCAGCCTTACGCTTCGGCAGGCGACGTACGCTACCGGGATACCAATGATGATGGACAGATCAACAACAGGGACGCTGTCTATTCAGGCCAATCCATTCCTAACCTGCTGATGGGATTAAATCTGAACGCAGCGTATAAAGGCTTTGATCTGTCGGTATTCTTCAACTCGTCTAGCGGCAACAAAATCTATAATCAAGCGCGTCGCGACCTGGAAAGCTACTCTGGTCCGAACAACTACAATGCTGACGTGACGCCTTGGTCACCCGAAAATCCTTCTACCACTACGCCGCGTCTCTTGCAGGGTGGTGGTGTTGGCAACTTGGGCCTAGCTGCTGCATCTAACTCCTTGTTCAACACCACGCGCTGGCTGGAAGACGGATCATACATCCGGTTGCGGAACGTGCAGGTTGGCTACACCCTCCCTACATCAGTAACGAGCAAAGTGCCAAGCTTGGGCAGTGTCCGCGTGTACGTGACTGGCCGCAACATATTCACCATCACAGACTATACTGGCTTTGACCCTGAGATTTTGGGCGCCGGTTTCTATAGCCGCGGTGTCGACATCAGCTCTTACCCGAACGTGCGCAGCTTCACGGGAGGTATACAGGTCAACTTCTAA
- a CDS encoding RagB/SusD family nutrient uptake outer membrane protein: MAHRSDESFSQSPFVELANFTRFIQPDVDFFISSFAWNDYYRTIYRTNQVINRVPGITMNETLKKQLVAEARFVRALSYFDLAYFFGSVPLILDEPNDVNARAPQVKQPELEVQIIADLQAAIPDLPASYSDSEKGRATKGSAQALLAKVYMQQRKWAEASALFTQLISSGQYSLAPNYIDNFTGSNENNRESVFEVQFSGAVLEVGQGQDNGSSSESHDRPNFFGPPGATFADVQPRRWLLDAYTDSTVSLVPGSTNKHRIDPRRDANIIHVGNPDRFYGVTFAEAQNIRKFGWRPDQQYWRKYLSDREISYDPANPDKPLENFSSGYNFRVIRYADILLMQAEALTELGQVGAAAPFVNQVRARVDLSPVGALSREGMRQFIRVERARELAGEGTRWFDILRWGLMDNQAGIDELKSRDPDFTNFRLNTSKLLPIPRRDLGIDPNLQQNPGY; this comes from the coding sequence ATGGCCCATCGCTCCGATGAGTCTTTCAGCCAGAGCCCTTTCGTGGAACTCGCAAACTTCACGCGCTTCATTCAGCCTGACGTGGATTTCTTTATCTCGTCTTTTGCGTGGAATGACTACTACCGCACTATCTATCGGACCAATCAGGTAATTAACCGGGTACCCGGCATTACCATGAACGAGACGCTAAAAAAGCAGTTAGTTGCCGAAGCTAGATTCGTACGGGCTCTGTCCTACTTCGATCTGGCCTATTTCTTTGGCAGTGTGCCTTTAATCCTAGACGAGCCTAATGATGTCAATGCACGGGCGCCTCAGGTTAAGCAGCCAGAGTTGGAAGTACAGATTATTGCCGATTTGCAAGCTGCTATTCCCGACCTCCCGGCTTCGTATAGCGATTCTGAGAAAGGCCGTGCAACAAAAGGCTCAGCGCAGGCACTACTCGCTAAAGTATATATGCAGCAGCGTAAATGGGCGGAAGCATCGGCTTTGTTCACTCAGCTTATTAGCTCTGGCCAATATAGTCTAGCCCCAAATTACATCGACAACTTCACGGGTTCCAATGAGAACAATCGTGAATCAGTATTTGAAGTGCAGTTTTCGGGCGCTGTGCTAGAGGTAGGACAAGGCCAAGACAACGGCTCTTCTTCGGAAAGCCACGACCGTCCTAATTTCTTCGGTCCTCCCGGTGCTACGTTTGCCGACGTGCAGCCCCGCCGCTGGTTGCTTGATGCGTACACCGATTCTACGGTTTCATTGGTCCCTGGTAGCACTAATAAACATAGAATCGACCCTCGGCGTGATGCGAACATCATTCATGTGGGCAATCCAGACCGGTTTTACGGTGTGACTTTTGCCGAAGCGCAGAACATCCGCAAGTTCGGTTGGAGACCAGATCAACAGTATTGGCGCAAGTATCTCAGCGACCGTGAGATATCTTATGATCCTGCCAATCCTGATAAGCCACTTGAGAATTTCTCATCGGGCTACAACTTTCGCGTTATTCGCTACGCTGATATTCTGCTTATGCAAGCCGAGGCTCTCACCGAACTAGGGCAAGTAGGGGCGGCCGCACCTTTCGTGAATCAAGTGCGTGCCCGGGTGGATTTGAGCCCGGTGGGTGCATTGTCGCGGGAAGGAATGCGTCAGTTCATACGTGTTGAGCGTGCTAGAGAATTGGCAGGCGAAGGAACACGCTGGTTCGATATTTTACGCTGGGGCCTAATGGACAACCAAGCTGGTATTGATGAGTTGAAGTCTCGTGACCCCGACTTCACCAATTTCCGCCTAAACACCTCGAAACTGCTGCCTATTCCGCGTCGTGACCTCGGTATCGATCCAAATCTTCAGCAAAACCCTGGCTACTAA
- a CDS encoding glycosyltransferase family 117 protein — protein MRSFQKLNTVVGWLVFGVAIGVYGSTLEPTASFWDCGEFIACSYKLLVPHPPGAPLFLLLGRLFSLLSFGDTSKVAPLINMLSALSSAFTVLFLFWSITLLARKLVLGGARQPNQGLPDPTQGQSALILGAGTVGALAFAFSDSFWFNAVEAEVYALSALCTATVVWLMLKWENRADQPDSDKWLVLIAYVMGLSIGVHLLNLVAIPALGLLYYFRRQATPTLWGGVRTLLVSSVVVGTILVGIIPGLPSLAGHFEVFVVNSFGLPFNSGVILFVLLGVGLLYGGFRQSFRRRSRLLNTGLLCLVFMLIGYSSYLIVPIRSSYLPTINQNAPKDVLNFVSYLKREQYGSRPLLYGPHVFAQPIAQEDAGPRYIRRGDQYVVAERRQELIYQEEDKMLLPRIYPDGGGAARTPYYQQWVDLQEGVKPTMGQNLSFLLRYQMGHMFWRYFLWNYVGRESDVQQAGVLWPTTDSHSLPERLADSKARNNFLALPLLLGLLGLFYHVRRDSKNALVVALLFLFTGLAIVVYLNQPPIEPRERDYTFTGATYAFAIWIGLGVLAVADLLRPLLKANTARAGVATLLGLVVPGIMAMQGWDDHNRSGRYTSVDSAKNLLNSCAPNAILITNGDNDTFPLWYAQEVEGIRTDVRVAVLPYLNTDWYVDQMKNRSYTSQPLPISLPADRYTQGTNDYLPFVENPNVPEVNLKDFLQLVKQDSDLLKVSYGGGSGTLLSFPSPKFFLPVDTAAVLKLGIVPPERRQHLVSKMEFNLGKAAIEKNSLIILDILATNNWKRPVYFATSVAQSENHLGLEPYFQLEGLAWRILPLKDPTYDPRGEVGYVAKDILYPKLMQQFSYRGLNNPSLFHDETSLMFPANYREKFARLATAYLAAGDTAKAREVADKCLTLIPDRAIAYDFYTPQLIPALVAGGEKQRAEQLQDVLLDRTKRALLYYTSQPSPLMDREIGQYIATVQQLYLAAQQVGDTQRATQAFELLRPYLRQ, from the coding sequence ATGCGTTCCTTTCAAAAGCTGAATACGGTAGTCGGTTGGTTGGTATTTGGGGTAGCTATTGGCGTGTATGGTAGCACGCTGGAGCCAACTGCCTCGTTCTGGGATTGTGGCGAGTTCATTGCCTGCTCCTACAAGCTGCTGGTGCCGCACCCGCCCGGCGCTCCGCTCTTTCTGCTGCTTGGCCGCCTGTTCTCGCTGCTCAGCTTCGGCGACACCAGCAAAGTCGCGCCCCTCATCAATATGCTGTCGGCGCTGAGCAGCGCCTTCACGGTGTTGTTTCTGTTCTGGAGCATTACCCTGCTGGCCCGCAAGCTGGTGCTGGGTGGTGCCCGTCAACCCAACCAGGGCCTGCCGGACCCTACGCAGGGACAATCCGCGCTGATACTGGGGGCGGGCACGGTAGGGGCCCTGGCCTTTGCTTTCTCTGATTCCTTTTGGTTTAACGCCGTAGAGGCCGAGGTGTATGCGCTTTCCGCTTTGTGCACGGCCACGGTGGTGTGGCTGATGCTGAAGTGGGAAAACCGCGCCGACCAACCAGACAGCGACAAATGGCTGGTGCTGATTGCCTACGTTATGGGCTTGAGTATTGGGGTGCACCTGTTGAATCTGGTGGCTATTCCAGCACTGGGGCTGCTCTACTACTTTCGGCGGCAGGCCACGCCTACGTTGTGGGGCGGAGTCCGGACGCTGCTGGTGAGCAGTGTAGTGGTAGGAACCATCTTGGTGGGCATCATTCCGGGGCTGCCTTCGTTGGCGGGGCATTTCGAGGTGTTCGTGGTTAATTCGTTTGGGCTGCCTTTCAATTCGGGGGTAATCCTGTTTGTACTGCTGGGGGTGGGGTTGCTCTATGGCGGATTCCGGCAGTCCTTCCGGCGCCGTTCGCGCCTGCTCAACACGGGCTTGCTGTGCTTGGTGTTTATGCTGATTGGCTACTCGTCTTACCTGATAGTGCCTATTCGCAGCTCTTATTTGCCCACCATCAACCAGAACGCGCCTAAGGATGTGCTCAACTTTGTAAGCTACCTCAAGCGGGAGCAGTACGGCTCCCGGCCCTTGCTCTACGGGCCACACGTATTTGCCCAGCCCATTGCGCAAGAAGATGCTGGCCCGCGCTACATCCGCCGCGGCGACCAATACGTGGTAGCTGAACGGCGGCAAGAACTCATATATCAGGAAGAAGACAAGATGCTGCTGCCCCGCATCTACCCCGATGGGGGCGGCGCGGCGCGTACTCCCTACTACCAGCAATGGGTGGACTTGCAGGAAGGCGTGAAACCTACGATGGGGCAAAATCTGTCGTTTTTGCTGCGCTACCAGATGGGGCACATGTTCTGGCGCTACTTCCTCTGGAACTACGTAGGCCGCGAAAGCGACGTGCAGCAAGCCGGCGTGCTGTGGCCCACCACCGACAGCCACAGCCTGCCCGAGCGCCTCGCCGACAGCAAAGCCCGCAACAATTTCCTGGCGCTGCCGCTGCTGCTGGGGCTGTTGGGCTTGTTTTACCACGTGCGCCGCGACTCCAAGAACGCGCTAGTGGTGGCCCTGTTGTTTCTGTTTACGGGCCTGGCCATTGTGGTGTATCTCAACCAGCCGCCCATCGAGCCGCGCGAGCGGGATTACACCTTCACCGGGGCCACGTATGCTTTTGCCATCTGGATTGGACTAGGTGTGCTGGCGGTGGCTGATCTGCTACGGCCGCTATTGAAGGCCAATACTGCCCGCGCTGGCGTGGCTACGTTGCTGGGGCTGGTGGTGCCGGGCATCATGGCTATGCAAGGCTGGGACGACCACAACCGCTCGGGCCGCTACACGTCCGTGGATTCCGCGAAAAACCTGCTCAACTCCTGTGCGCCCAATGCCATCCTAATCACCAACGGCGACAACGACACGTTCCCGCTGTGGTACGCGCAGGAAGTGGAAGGCATCCGGACTGATGTGCGGGTGGCCGTGCTGCCGTATCTGAACACCGATTGGTACGTTGATCAGATGAAAAACCGCTCGTACACGTCGCAGCCGCTGCCTATTTCTCTGCCAGCTGACCGCTACACGCAAGGCACCAACGACTATCTGCCTTTCGTTGAGAACCCTAACGTGCCGGAGGTCAACCTCAAGGATTTCCTACAACTAGTCAAGCAAGACAGCGACTTGCTGAAGGTGAGCTACGGCGGCGGCTCTGGTACCCTGCTTTCTTTCCCTTCTCCCAAGTTCTTCTTGCCCGTAGACACCGCCGCCGTGTTGAAACTTGGTATTGTTCCGCCAGAGCGGCGGCAGCACCTGGTGTCCAAGATGGAGTTCAACCTGGGCAAGGCGGCTATCGAGAAGAACAGCCTGATTATTCTGGATATCCTGGCCACCAACAACTGGAAGCGTCCCGTCTACTTTGCTACCAGCGTTGCTCAATCAGAAAACCATCTGGGATTAGAGCCCTACTTTCAGCTGGAAGGGCTGGCGTGGCGCATCCTCCCCCTGAAAGACCCCACCTACGACCCGCGCGGGGAAGTGGGGTACGTGGCGAAAGATATTCTCTACCCCAAGCTGATGCAGCAATTCTCTTATCGAGGCCTAAACAACCCCAGCCTATTTCATGACGAAACCAGCCTGATGTTTCCAGCCAACTACCGCGAAAAGTTTGCCCGGCTAGCCACCGCCTACCTGGCCGCTGGCGACACGGCCAAGGCCCGCGAAGTAGCCGACAAATGCCTGACTCTCATACCCGACCGCGCCATTGCCTACGACTTCTACACGCCCCAGCTGATACCCGCCCTAGTGGCGGGCGGGGAAAAGCAACGCGCCGAACAGTTGCAGGATGTCTTGTTGGATAGAACCAAACGGGCGCTGCTTTATTATACCAGTCAGCCCAGCCCGCTCATGGACCGGGAAATCGGCCAGTATATTGCCACCGTGCAGCAACTATACCTAGCAGCCCAGCAGGTAGGAGATACCCAACGAGCTACTCAAGCCTTCGAACTGCTCCGGCCTTACCTACGGCAGTAG